In a single window of the Candidatus Wallbacteria bacterium genome:
- a CDS encoding tetratricopeptide repeat protein, with amino-acid sequence MALFLISILFIYFKYIYCIERFYLDGVEKFNHSDYKGSLAEFSKVIEIDQFHVSANLYLARIYEALNNVEEAGKTYHRLLSIHPDNIRNQVAIFQNLGELYQKNRQFDKAFLEFKKVLELDGALYRTHLYLGMFFAGQSMLDEAFWEFQKAVEVEPSGWDAHLYLGLCYCKKNWREEARREFQKIIDCSSDYPRAHLYLGYLLKDEKSQAVPEFETIPNLETVIGHPCKYDIPMLQQQFEIWRRGNELQSMGKIRTVRELTRQNAVTFKKTGSRILNHLKLQVDEEQMRPRGINYIAHPDSDDRHRVLVYLRNWMTCAGPEAVYEMLAEMRRKNAEIGIYVSCGSFTLEAKNIAKTLKIKLLGRKTLNRILLELA; translated from the coding sequence TTGGCGCTTTTTTTAATTTCCATTCTGTTTATTTATTTCAAATATATTTACTGCATCGAACGTTTTTATCTGGACGGGGTGGAAAAGTTCAACCACAGCGATTACAAAGGAAGCCTTGCAGAATTCAGCAAAGTGATCGAAATTGACCAGTTTCATGTTTCAGCCAATCTTTATCTGGCAAGGATTTACGAAGCCCTGAACAATGTGGAAGAAGCCGGAAAGACTTATCACAGGCTTCTGTCAATCCACCCGGACAACATCCGGAATCAAGTGGCGATTTTCCAGAATCTGGGGGAGCTTTACCAGAAAAACAGACAGTTTGACAAGGCTTTTCTGGAATTCAAAAAAGTGCTGGAACTGGATGGAGCATTGTATCGGACGCATCTTTATCTTGGAATGTTTTTTGCAGGACAATCGATGCTTGATGAAGCCTTCTGGGAGTTTCAGAAAGCGGTCGAAGTCGAACCCTCAGGCTGGGATGCGCATCTTTATCTCGGGCTTTGTTATTGCAAAAAAAACTGGCGGGAGGAAGCCAGGCGGGAATTCCAGAAGATCATTGACTGCAGCTCCGATTATCCGAGGGCTCACCTTTACCTGGGATATCTTCTGAAAGACGAGAAAAGTCAGGCTGTGCCGGAATTCGAGACAATCCCGAATCTCGAAACCGTAATCGGGCATCCCTGTAAATATGACATTCCCATGCTGCAGCAGCAGTTTGAAATCTGGAGGCGCGGAAATGAACTGCAGAGCATGGGGAAAATCCGTACTGTCAGAGAGCTGACCAGGCAGAATGCCGTGACATTCAAAAAAACAGGGAGCCGGATTTTGAATCACTTGAAGCTGCAAGTGGACGAGGAGCAGATGCGTCCCAGAGGAATCAATTACATTGCTCATCCCGATTCAGACGATCGACACAGGGTCCTGGTCTACCTGAGGAATTGGATGACCTGTGCCGGTCCGGAAGCGGTCTATGAGATGCTCGCTGAAATGCGGAGGAAGAATGCTGAAATCGGTATATACGTCAGCTGCGGCAGTTTCACCCTTGAGGCGAAAAATATCGCCAAGACATTGAAAATCAAGCTGCTGGGACGGAAAACCCTGAACCGGATTTTATTGGAACTGGCATGA